In Paludibaculum fermentans, the genomic stretch TCGTCGACTACAAGACCGACCGCAATCTGGACGAATCCAGAATGGAAGCCTATTCGGTCCAGCTTCGCCTCTATGCCGAGGCCCTGGAGCGGATGCTGGGTCAGCCTGTCGACGAGGCATGGCTGTTTTCGCTGAGACTGGGCACGCCTCACCCTGTCGAGATAGGAAGTCAGGAAGAACGCCTCGCAGGATTGCGGGCGCTGGTGGAAGCGGAGAAGGCAGGAGACTTCCCGTTGCGGGAAGCACCCCGTTGCCGGTGGTGCCCCTACTCCGCGGGCGCCTGCCCTTCGGTCGGCGGCTCCTGGGCGGAGTGACTCTCTGAACCGCAGCCACAGCGCTTCTGGATCAGGCCCAGGATCTTCTGATGGATGGCCGGCGGTATGGGCTGGGGTTCCATCCCCTTGTAAACACTGATGGTTTTGCGGGTAGTGTCACAGATCACCCAGCAGTTGGGACACTCCGTGATGTGCTTCTCCAGCTCGGCCCGAAGCGCGGGATCGGTGGTCTCGTCGAGGAAGTCGTTAAGTTCCTTCAAAAAGTCGTGACAGGTGACCATCTCTT encodes the following:
- a CDS encoding anti-sigma factor family protein, encoding MATQNEAAHTQALRKEMVTCHDFLKELNDFLDETTDPALRAELEKHITECPNCWVICDTTRKTISVYKGMEPQPIPPAIHQKILGLIQKRCGCGSESHSAQEPPTEGQAPAE